A stretch of the Rosa rugosa chromosome 5, drRosRugo1.1, whole genome shotgun sequence genome encodes the following:
- the LOC133710236 gene encoding uncharacterized protein LOC133710236 — protein sequence MVLHNSAEGEEGSIRLEISDLQRLSETGSVGNTMFQPQTSIEKRESNNSASVGPLTKPMVRAPEKKLTLFALRLAVLEKTATSLGTLGFIWATVVLLGGFAITLENSDFWFITIILLIEGTRIFSRSHELEWQHQATWSITDAGMNSFRALRMSSSFIFGSIKAFFKPVLAVRKQSQRIRQIAGTKDERNLRGFNVQGKTIRTWTSSEVPFLPYAQWIFRARHISKLLYWLQLLSASACIALSLIKLIKHNYGDVEKGDTDKRNRKAALSVFYSLALAEALLFLMERTYCEYKVSYCKLLEEVNKECELDRSDLVSIRRFFYDAYSKCVNGSIFDGLKMDMVSFGMDLLGSNSTDEQLIGAKILRQFAMSPRYSDDTLQKIGINLSVIERLVEILNWTDPDEEVIRKWAAEILSKLAGKKQNSIRVAGIPGAMESISSLLQSSRISSGACDEISEKKTHSDHGNYDLWTFNHLGLLILKKLARDHDNCGKIGNTRGLLPKIIDFTHAEEVLLKAVDVTPAQLRTLKRSFQLVKRLVSTAGNTGKNLRRQISEIIFTICNIRDILRHGEKHPNLQLLSIEILSSLALEEEATERIGGTGGVLKELFNIFLQKERESEETVVTNREVITSAGEALAMLVLESRNNCHRILKFCVVDSLVVALDSPLVRINAARVLRNLCTYSGKNCFNQLKGIANAAPTVLKEIMSEEHKLKEVMVGLAPHVLSLLSPEESSLVFERAGVTEAEVAYELVEILRKYRHPRIKVPRIRRFSIELAIWMMKDKPTNIQKFKEMGMEKELEHVLETTAELESFNIFSGTVGMSRHNTTIHSLVETALELLTNE from the exons ATGGTTCTGCATAATTCTGCAGAAGGCGAAGAAGGAAGCATTCGACTGGAGATTTCTGACCTTCAGAGGCTGAGTGAGACCGGCAGTGTAGGCAACACAATGTTTCAGCCACAAACCAGTATTGAGAAAAGAGAGAGCAACAATTCAGCTTCTGTTGGTCCATTAACAAAGCCAATGGTTCGTGCACCCGAAAAGAAGCTGACCCTTTTCGCTCTCCGCCTAGCAGTGCTCGAAAAAACAGCAACCAGCCTTGGAACTCTCGGTTTCATCTGGGCCACGGTCGTTCTTCTAGGAGGTTTTGCTATTACTTTGGAAAATTCAGACTTCTGGTTCATCACCATCATTTTGTTGATTGAAGGGACTCGGATTTTCAGCAGGAGCCATGAGCTTGAGTGGCAGCATCAAGCCACATGGTCCATCACTGATGCTGGGATGAACAGCTTTCGAGCATTGAGAATGAGTTCGAGCTTCATATTTGGGAGTATCAAGGCTTTTTTCAAGCCTGTTCTTGCAGTCAGGAAGCAAAGTCAACGCATTAGACAGATTGCAGGGACTAAGGATGAAAGAAACTTGAGAGGTTTCAACGTTCAAGGAAAGACTATTCGGACTTGGACAAGCTCAGAAGTCCCTTTCCTTCCATATGCTCAATGGATTTTTCGGGCGAGACACATTAGCAAATTGCTCTATTGGCTTCAGCTTTTATCAGCTTCAGCTTGTATTGCTCTCTCATTGATAAAGCTCATCAAGCACAACTATGGTGATGTGGAGAAAGGAGACACTGACAAGAGGAACCGGAAAGCTGCTCTGAGTGTTTTCTATTCCTTGGCCTTGGCAGAAGCTTTGCTGTTTCTGATGGAGAGGACTTACTGTGAGTACAAGGTGAGCTACTGTAAACTTTTGGAAGAGGTGAACAAGGAGTGTGAGTTGGACCGTTCAGATTTGGTTTCGATTAGAAGGTTTTTCTATGATGCCTATTCAAAATGTGTCAATGGAAGCATTTTTGATGGCTTGAAGATGGATATGGTCTCTTTTGGCATGGACCTATTGGGTTCAAATTCCACAGATGAGCAGCTAATTGGAGCTAAAATTCTTCGCCAATTCGCTATGAGCCCCCGGTATTCAGATGACACCTTACAGAAGATAGGGATAAATTTATCAGTTATAGAAAGATTGGTTGAGATACTGAATTGGACTGATCCAGATGAAGAAGTGATTAGAAAATGGGCTGCAGAAATACTGTCAAAACTGGCTGGGAAGAAACAAAACTCTATCCGAGTAGCTGGAATTCCTGGTGCAATGGAATCAATTTCATCTCTGCTCCAAAGCAGCAGAATCTCAAGTGGTGCATGTGATGAAATCAGTGAAAAGAAAACTCATTCTGATCATGGTAACTATGATTTGTGGACATTCAACCATTTAGGCCTGCTTATTTTGAAGAAACTTGCGCGTGATCATGATAACTGTGGCAAGATTGGAAACACAAGAGGCCTCCTGCCAAAGATCATAGACTTCACACATGCTGAGGAGGTGTTGCTCAAGGCAGTAGATGTTACACCAGCTCAGCTACGGACGCTGAAGCGATCGTTCCAATTGGTGAAGAGGCTTGTGAGCACAGCAGGCAACACAGGAAAGAATCTCCGGAGACAGATTTCGGAGATAATTTTCACAATCTGCAATATCAGAGATATCTTGAGGCATGGTGAGAAGCATCCAAACCTGCAACTATTGAGCATTGAAATCTTATCTAGTCTAGCACTGGAAGAGGAAGCAACAGAGAGAATAGGAGGAACAGGTGGAGTGCTTAAGGAGTTGTTCAACATTTTCCTTCAAAAGGaaagggaaagtgaggaaactGTGGTCACTAATAGAGAGGTGATAACTAGTGCTGGGGAAGCTCTAGCAATGCTGGTATTGGAAAGCAGGAACAACTGTCATCGTATCTTGAAGTTTTGTGTAGTGGATAGCCTTGTTGTAGCTCTTGATTCTCCATTGGTTCGCATCAATGCTGCTAGAGTTTTGAGGAACTTGTGCACATACAGTGGCAAAAACTGTTTCAACCAGCTCAAGGGAATTGCAAATGCAGCACCTACT GTGCTCAAGGAAATCATGTCAGAAGAGCACAAACTAAAGGAAGTAATGGTTGGACTTGCTCCACATGTTCTATCACTCTTGTCTCCCGAAGAATCAAGCCTCGTGTTTGAGAGAGCTGGAGTTACAGAGGCAGAAGTCGCTTACGAATTAGTCGAGATTCTGAGGAAGTACAGACACCCACGAATCAAAGTTCCAAGAATAAGGAGGTTTTCCATAGAGCTAGCAATTTGGATGATGAAAGACAAACCTACAAATATTCAAAAATTCAAGGAAATGGGGATGGAAAAGGAGCTCGAACATGTGCTAGAGACCACAGCCGAGTTGGAAAGCTTCAACATTTTCTCTGGTACAGTGGGAATGAGCAGGCACAATACTACAATTCACTCATTGGTAGAAACTGCTTTAGAGTTGTTAACTAATGAATGA